One segment of Marvinbryantia formatexigens DSM 14469 DNA contains the following:
- a CDS encoding response regulator transcription factor: MFRILIVDDEKKHRSGLIRLLYTMYPEDMLLEADSAEQALEIMSLLECEIVITDIRMPGMDGMELVWRIRGEFPDTAVIILSGYGEFQYAKDAIKYGVSDYLLKPVDIGEVKKCLDKVKGEITERRNRNQNQETMKSQLRETESVYMEYLMQQFVRNAEFEKREKIREIFPIEQPGYLMLCEISAGEGGFDAQEFRMAVKSYIKSASSYSFSAGEKNLYAILVLSAQKENHFWFETMRRALQKTLPGCGFAFYVSSVQENMYKQMQKAYEEALTVWKYRFYSLGDYCDFDLLGGRLDGEIEEIADLLNPMLEKIKQNDIISAFQMLKSAVVKNMEDKLPEPGKLCRAVMLLLFQIVKALDSMMSEEMKQKTDESLMRIYQSQTLERLLRFVYGFLLEIGKNINFQKEIRGVDVLEHCREYLEKHYMDEITMEMIAEKYYFNASYFSTVFKNYFGKSFSGYMTELRMQKAKEFLISTDWKIKEIASKTGYRDANYFIRAFKKFYGYTPEEYRKLSAQD; this comes from the coding sequence ATGTTCAGAATATTAATTGTGGACGATGAGAAAAAACACCGGAGCGGGCTTATCCGGCTTTTGTATACTATGTATCCGGAGGACATGCTTCTGGAAGCGGACAGTGCAGAACAGGCACTGGAAATTATGAGTCTGCTGGAGTGCGAGATTGTAATTACGGATATCCGTATGCCGGGAATGGATGGAATGGAGCTGGTATGGCGGATTCGCGGGGAATTTCCGGATACAGCGGTCATTATTCTTTCTGGATATGGGGAATTTCAGTATGCGAAGGATGCGATTAAATATGGCGTTTCCGATTATCTGCTGAAGCCGGTAGATATCGGCGAAGTGAAAAAATGTCTTGATAAGGTGAAGGGAGAGATTACGGAACGAAGAAATAGAAATCAGAATCAGGAAACTATGAAAAGCCAGTTGCGGGAGACAGAAAGCGTTTATATGGAATATCTGATGCAGCAGTTTGTGCGGAATGCAGAGTTTGAGAAGAGGGAGAAAATACGGGAGATTTTTCCGATAGAGCAGCCGGGCTATCTGATGCTATGTGAAATCAGTGCCGGAGAGGGCGGGTTTGATGCGCAGGAATTCCGGATGGCGGTAAAGAGTTATATAAAATCAGCGTCATCCTATTCGTTCTCTGCGGGAGAAAAAAATCTATATGCAATTCTGGTATTAAGCGCGCAGAAGGAAAATCATTTCTGGTTTGAAACGATGAGGCGGGCTTTACAGAAGACGCTTCCAGGATGCGGCTTTGCATTTTATGTCAGCAGCGTGCAGGAAAACATGTATAAACAAATGCAGAAGGCATACGAAGAAGCGCTGACGGTCTGGAAGTATCGTTTTTATAGTCTGGGAGATTACTGTGATTTTGATTTGCTGGGAGGGCGTCTGGATGGAGAAATTGAAGAAATAGCGGATTTGTTGAATCCAATGCTGGAAAAGATAAAACAAAACGATATTATATCAGCTTTTCAGATGCTGAAATCTGCTGTTGTAAAGAATATGGAGGATAAGCTGCCGGAGCCTGGAAAGTTGTGCCGGGCGGTGATGCTGCTGCTTTTTCAGATTGTAAAAGCGTTGGATTCGATGATGAGTGAGGAAATGAAACAAAAAACAGACGAATCTCTGATGCGGATTTATCAGTCGCAGACACTGGAACGGCTGCTGCGTTTTGTGTACGGTTTTCTTTTGGAAATCGGAAAAAACATTAATTTTCAGAAGGAGATCAGGGGTGTTGATGTACTGGAGCATTGCCGGGAATATCTGGAAAAGCATTATATGGACGAAATTACAATGGAAATGATTGCAGAAAAATATTACTTTAATGCATCTTATTTCAGTACGGTTTTTAAGAATTACTTTGGAAAAAGCTTTTCCGGTTATATGACGGAGCTGCGTATGCAAAAAGCAAAGGAATTTCTCATTTCTACTGACTGGAAAATTAAAGAAATTGCAAGTAAGACCGGATACCGGGATGCAAATTACTTTATACGGGCCTTTAAAAAGTTTTATGGATATACGCCGGAAGAATACCGCAAATTAAGCGCGCAGGATTAG
- the typA gene encoding translational GTPase TypA: MNQEKIRNIAIIAHVDHGKTTLVDDLLKQGGVFRENQAVAERVMDSNDIERERGITILSKNTAVYYKDYKINIVDTPGHADFGGEVERVLKMVDGVILVVDAFEGSMPQTKFVLRKALDLDLPVIVCINKIDRPEARPAEVIDEILELFIDLDASDEQLDCPFIYASAKAGYAVLDLSDEHRDMTPLFETIINYIPAPKGDPEAPLQVLISTIDYNEYVGRIGVGKVDNGSIRVNQDVVLVNHHEPDKQQKVKISKLYEFDGLNKVDVTEAGTGSIVAISGIADLHIGDTLCSPERVEAIPFQKISEPTIAMHFMVNDSPLAGQEGKYVTSRHLRDRLFRELNTDVSLRVEETDDTECYKVSGRGELHLSVLIENMRREGYEFAVSKAEVLYREDERGRKLEPMEIAYIDVPEEFSGTVINKLSSRKGELQGMSQGSGGYTRLEFSIPARGLIGYRGEFLTDTKGNGVINTTYDGYGPYKGDIQYRKQGSLIAFESGESVTYGLFAAQERGTLFIGPGEKVYSGMVIGQNGKTDDIELNVCKTKHLTNTRASGSDDALKLTPPRILSLEQALEFIDTDELLEVTPKSLRIRKKILDPTMRKRAAFNKKNNG, from the coding sequence ATGAATCAGGAAAAAATCCGTAACATCGCCATCATTGCCCATGTCGACCACGGCAAAACGACACTGGTAGACGACCTGCTGAAGCAGGGCGGCGTATTCCGTGAGAACCAGGCAGTTGCAGAGCGCGTCATGGATTCCAATGATATAGAACGTGAGCGCGGCATTACCATTCTTTCAAAAAATACCGCCGTATATTACAAAGATTACAAGATAAATATTGTCGATACACCGGGACATGCCGATTTCGGCGGCGAGGTGGAACGTGTTCTGAAAATGGTGGACGGCGTTATTCTCGTCGTTGACGCCTTTGAGGGCTCCATGCCGCAGACAAAGTTTGTGCTGCGCAAGGCGCTGGACCTTGACCTTCCGGTAATCGTCTGCATCAACAAAATCGACCGTCCGGAGGCAAGACCCGCCGAGGTCATCGACGAGATTCTGGAGCTGTTCATCGACCTGGATGCCTCCGACGAGCAGCTTGACTGCCCGTTTATCTACGCTTCCGCAAAGGCGGGCTACGCTGTTCTGGATCTGAGCGACGAGCATCGCGACATGACGCCGCTTTTCGAGACTATTATCAACTACATTCCGGCGCCCAAGGGAGACCCGGAGGCCCCGCTGCAGGTACTTATCAGCACTATTGATTACAACGAATACGTCGGACGCATCGGCGTCGGCAAGGTGGACAACGGCTCCATCCGCGTCAACCAGGATGTAGTGCTGGTGAACCATCACGAGCCGGACAAACAGCAAAAGGTAAAAATCAGCAAGCTCTACGAGTTTGACGGACTGAACAAAGTGGACGTCACCGAGGCGGGCACCGGCTCCATCGTTGCTATCTCCGGTATCGCCGACCTGCATATCGGCGACACCCTGTGCTCCCCGGAGCGCGTGGAGGCGATTCCATTCCAGAAGATTTCGGAACCGACCATCGCCATGCATTTTATGGTAAACGACAGCCCGCTCGCCGGGCAGGAGGGCAAATATGTGACCTCCCGCCATCTGCGCGACCGCCTGTTCCGCGAGCTGAACACGGATGTCAGTCTGCGCGTGGAGGAAACCGACGACACCGAATGCTACAAGGTATCCGGACGCGGCGAGCTGCATCTTTCCGTCCTGATTGAAAATATGCGCCGCGAGGGCTACGAATTTGCCGTCAGCAAGGCGGAGGTGCTCTACCGGGAGGATGAGCGCGGCAGGAAGCTGGAGCCGATGGAAATTGCCTATATCGACGTCCCGGAGGAATTTTCCGGCACCGTCATCAACAAGCTCAGCAGCCGCAAGGGCGAGCTGCAGGGCATGAGCCAGGGAAGCGGCGGCTACACCCGCCTGGAGTTCTCCATCCCGGCACGCGGACTTATCGGCTACCGCGGAGAATTTCTCACCGACACCAAGGGCAACGGCGTTATAAACACTACGTATGACGGATACGGTCCTTACAAGGGTGACATCCAGTACCGCAAGCAGGGCTCTCTGATTGCCTTCGAATCCGGCGAATCCGTCACCTACGGCCTGTTCGCCGCCCAGGAGCGCGGCACCCTCTTCATCGGTCCCGGTGAAAAGGTGTACTCCGGCATGGTCATCGGACAGAACGGCAAAACCGACGACATCGAGCTGAACGTCTGCAAGACCAAGCATCTGACAAACACCCGTGCCTCCGGCTCCGACGACGCCCTCAAGCTGACACCGCCCCGCATCCTCAGCCTGGAGCAGGCGCTGGAATTCATCGACACCGACGAGCTCCTGGAGGTCACGCCGAAGAGCCTGCGTATCCGTAAAAAAATACTGGACCCGACCATGAGAAAGAGAGCAGCGTTTAATAAGAAAAATAACGGGTAA
- a CDS encoding ABC transporter substrate-binding protein produces MFNAKKLLALTLTAGMCLGSVSGVFAEETTEAASEAATEAAGADAETSANTLVYGEDAMEGKFSPFFYTAVPDEDVLRTLFPMLMDSDREGAVVLKGIEGETREYNGTDYTYYSIADCDIVENEDGTVDYNITLRDDLVWSDGEPMTIDDVIFSFYVYCDPTYDGNSTVFALPIEGMEEYRSGMESLFNLLVEAGEDNTDFTYWDEATQTAFWADLNQAGEAFAQSIVDYCIANGYNAEGDSVAACAANWGYTLDEGATAADFFAAMVEAYEGDYITMSDTENAGTILTDLMEDYDAYSIGVETGESAPSITGIKKTGDYTMTVTTSTVDATAIYQLSSFIAPLHYYGDKEAYDYDNNQFGFPKGDLSGVKSHTTQPLGAGPYTFVSYENGVATVKANPLYYKGEPKIEYINFQFVQEADKISGVGAGTLDIASPAFSLDAIDEITALNGGSEDFDGDVITIKTVSNLGYGYIGMNAENVSVGGEPGSEASKNLRKGIATVLAVYRDVAMDSYYGEWANVINYPISDTSWAAPRVTDEGYQIAFSTDVNGNPIYTDDMTEDEKYAAALQAALGFFEAAGYTVEDGKLTAAPEGASLEYELMIPGSGIGDHPNFMIVSMAKDALATIGFNLIITDLSDGTVTIGNNLEAGTAELWTMAWQATPDPDMYQIYYSDIANGGKNPGGSNMYYDIQDAELDELIMAARQSTDQAYRKIIYKECLDRIVDWATEIPVYQRQNCLIFSSERINLDTLTPDITTYWLWYNDLEKLELK; encoded by the coding sequence ATGTTTAATGCAAAGAAACTGTTAGCGCTTACACTGACAGCGGGCATGTGTCTGGGCTCTGTTTCCGGCGTATTTGCCGAGGAGACCACGGAGGCCGCTTCAGAAGCTGCCACAGAGGCGGCGGGCGCAGATGCGGAGACATCGGCTAATACGCTGGTGTATGGCGAAGATGCTATGGAAGGAAAATTCTCTCCGTTCTTTTACACTGCAGTTCCGGATGAGGATGTTCTCAGAACCCTGTTTCCGATGCTCATGGATTCTGACCGCGAGGGCGCGGTTGTACTGAAGGGAATTGAGGGTGAGACCCGTGAATACAACGGCACGGACTACACCTACTACAGCATTGCGGACTGCGATATTGTGGAAAATGAGGATGGAACGGTAGACTATAATATTACACTGAGAGATGATCTCGTGTGGTCTGACGGAGAACCGATGACCATTGACGATGTAATCTTCTCGTTTTATGTATACTGCGACCCGACATACGATGGAAACAGCACGGTTTTCGCGCTTCCGATAGAGGGTATGGAGGAGTACCGCAGCGGTATGGAATCTCTGTTTAACCTGCTGGTAGAAGCCGGTGAGGACAATACCGATTTCACATACTGGGATGAAGCAACACAGACGGCTTTCTGGGCAGATCTGAACCAGGCAGGTGAAGCATTCGCACAGTCGATCGTAGACTATTGTATCGCAAACGGCTACAACGCGGAGGGCGATTCTGTAGCGGCGTGTGCGGCAAACTGGGGCTACACACTGGACGAGGGCGCGACTGCGGCAGATTTCTTTGCGGCAATGGTAGAAGCTTATGAAGGCGACTACATTACAATGTCCGATACAGAAAATGCGGGCACGATTCTTACGGATTTAATGGAAGACTATGATGCGTACAGCATTGGTGTGGAGACAGGCGAATCTGCTCCGTCCATCACCGGTATCAAGAAGACCGGCGATTACACCATGACCGTTACGACATCCACGGTTGATGCAACGGCAATCTATCAGTTAAGCTCCTTTATTGCTCCGCTGCATTACTATGGCGACAAAGAAGCATATGACTATGACAACAACCAGTTCGGTTTCCCGAAGGGTGATCTGTCCGGCGTGAAGTCTCACACGACACAGCCTCTCGGAGCAGGTCCGTACACCTTCGTAAGCTATGAGAACGGTGTTGCGACGGTTAAGGCAAACCCGCTGTACTACAAGGGAGAACCGAAGATTGAATATATCAACTTCCAGTTTGTACAGGAAGCAGATAAGATCAGCGGCGTAGGCGCAGGCACGCTTGATATCGCAAGCCCGGCATTCAGCCTTGACGCAATCGATGAGATTACGGCGCTAAACGGCGGCAGCGAAGATTTTGACGGCGATGTGATTACCATCAAGACCGTGTCAAATCTGGGATACGGCTATATCGGCATGAACGCGGAGAACGTATCGGTCGGCGGCGAGCCGGGTTCCGAAGCTTCCAAGAATCTGCGTAAGGGTATCGCAACGGTTCTGGCGGTTTACCGCGATGTGGCGATGGATTCCTACTATGGCGAGTGGGCAAATGTAATCAACTACCCGATTTCCGATACCTCCTGGGCAGCACCGCGCGTTACCGACGAGGGTTATCAGATTGCCTTCTCCACAGATGTAAACGGCAATCCGATTTATACGGATGATATGACAGAGGATGAGAAATATGCTGCAGCTCTGCAGGCGGCTCTTGGCTTCTTTGAAGCAGCGGGCTACACGGTAGAGGACGGCAAGCTGACGGCGGCTCCGGAAGGCGCGTCTCTGGAATATGAGCTGATGATTCCGGGAAGCGGCATCGGCGACCACCCGAACTTTATGATTGTTTCTATGGCGAAGGATGCACTGGCAACCATCGGCTTCAACCTGATTATTACTGACCTGTCCGACGGTACTGTTACCATCGGAAATAACCTGGAGGCAGGCACTGCCGAGCTCTGGACAATGGCATGGCAGGCAACTCCGGACCCGGATATGTATCAGATTTACTACTCTGATATTGCAAACGGCGGAAAGAATCCGGGCGGCAGCAATATGTACTATGACATCCAGGATGCGGAGCTTGACGAGCTGATTATGGCGGCGCGTCAGTCCACCGACCAGGCATACCGTAAGATTATTTACAAAGAGTGTCTGGACAGAATCGTAGACTGGGCAACCGAGATTCCGGTATACCAGCGCCAGAACTGCCTCATCTTCTCATCAGAGCGCATTAATCTGGACACGCTTACTCCGGATATCACCACCTACTGGTTATGGTACAACGACCTTGAGAAACTTGAACTCAAATAA
- a CDS encoding carbohydrate ABC transporter permease, whose protein sequence is MTAKTKKKIQKVIIYVLLLAGSVLCLMPLFWMIRSSLMTNVEIFMVPIHWLPEKIQWQNYKEVFTTLPFLTYYANSLKLVFFVVTGAVLTSSLCAYGLSRIDWAGRNIVFACIMGSMMLPTAVTIIPTFLMFRRIGITNSLLPLIIPAWLGGGAFYIFLLRQFFLSIPRDMDEAAYIDGATHFQIYSRIMLPLTKPALVVVGMFAFMNTWNDFLGPLIYLNSDDKYTVALGLQLFIGSYRAEWQLMMAAACLVVIPAVLVFMIGQRYLIEGITMTGVKG, encoded by the coding sequence GTGACGGCAAAAACGAAAAAGAAAATTCAGAAGGTAATTATTTATGTGCTGCTTCTGGCAGGAAGTGTTCTGTGTCTGATGCCGCTTTTCTGGATGATACGTAGCTCGCTGATGACGAATGTAGAAATTTTTATGGTGCCGATTCACTGGCTGCCGGAGAAAATTCAGTGGCAGAATTATAAAGAAGTATTTACGACGCTGCCGTTTCTTACATATTACGCTAATTCTCTGAAGCTGGTATTTTTTGTAGTCACAGGCGCGGTACTAACCAGTTCTCTGTGCGCCTACGGACTGTCGCGGATTGACTGGGCGGGCAGAAATATTGTTTTTGCCTGTATTATGGGGAGTATGATGCTTCCGACGGCGGTGACGATTATTCCTACCTTCCTGATGTTCCGTAGAATCGGAATCACAAACAGTCTGCTGCCACTGATTATTCCGGCATGGCTTGGAGGAGGTGCGTTTTATATTTTTCTTCTGCGTCAGTTTTTTCTGTCGATTCCAAGGGATATGGACGAAGCGGCTTATATAGACGGAGCCACACATTTTCAGATTTACAGCAGGATTATGCTGCCGCTTACAAAACCGGCGCTTGTGGTGGTGGGGATGTTTGCGTTTATGAATACCTGGAATGACTTTCTGGGACCTTTAATTTATTTAAACAGTGACGACAAGTATACAGTTGCGCTGGGGCTGCAGCTTTTTATCGGCAGTTACCGTGCGGAATGGCAGCTTATGATGGCGGCGGCATGTCTGGTTGTGATACCGGCAGTACTTGTGTTCATGATAGGACAGAGATATTTGATAGAAGGAATTACCATGACCGGAGTAAAGGGGTAA
- a CDS encoding sensor histidine kinase, which yields MMKRIRKMKIRTRMLLAMLLMTGLILGTITIFTYKNTENTIESQALYSFEENVQKTCAILDSKLEVLKEATEKLNLETRLYDIFLNLDSSDSLELLRASQDIAAILRDYIPWYSDIYSAHLLTSYYRFGSDTENYYPSFMDSEIAKKTYEAGGRCVWFPTYSYTQMYGITNLRDEQIPYGKLFSVARLMNLSDVSSGKVKRLSDYTENPVLVINFKPDYMEEVLVSYGTNDSLKDTQYYVLDAKGAVVYSTDENYPASGSYQADWLDGLEEESDFDGFFIRENGEKYLLSYSRSKITDWLVVMKIPVSSLIGSLQSRYIRYLAVAFAVMMLVSAFIAWFASSVVNKQFYRVIGTIDRIGQGEFSQKIEYEDSDEFAFFYQKLEKMSNDIGNLIHENYEVKLIQKDTEVKALNAQLNPHFIYNTLNIINWTCLEGNLEATSQMLVNLSRMLHYTSHHEGLYELLGNDIAWLKRYLYIMQIRFADKFDVILDIPQELMELKVPKLFLQPFVENVIVHGFKEMQEKGLLEIHAEQEENTVVFYVEDNGCGMTAEKIQDIMNGNPDSIGIANVNQRIRILYGQEYGVEYHSQIGEGTCVMIRIPK from the coding sequence ATGATGAAAAGAATAAGAAAAATGAAAATCCGCACCAGAATGCTGCTGGCAATGCTTCTGATGACCGGGCTGATTCTGGGAACCATTACCATTTTTACCTACAAAAATACAGAAAATACAATCGAAAGTCAGGCACTGTACAGTTTTGAAGAAAATGTGCAGAAAACCTGTGCAATTCTGGACAGCAAGCTGGAGGTCCTGAAGGAGGCGACAGAAAAACTGAATCTGGAAACGAGGCTTTATGATATCTTTCTTAATCTGGATTCCTCTGATTCGCTGGAGCTGCTGCGTGCCAGCCAGGATATTGCGGCAATTTTGCGGGATTATATTCCGTGGTACAGCGATATTTATTCTGCGCATCTGCTCACATCTTATTATCGTTTCGGGAGCGATACAGAAAACTATTATCCGTCCTTTATGGATAGTGAGATTGCGAAAAAGACATACGAAGCCGGGGGAAGATGTGTATGGTTTCCAACCTACAGCTATACGCAAATGTATGGAATTACGAATCTGAGGGATGAGCAGATTCCATATGGCAAGCTGTTCAGTGTAGCAAGGCTGATGAACCTCAGTGATGTCAGCAGTGGCAAGGTGAAGCGGCTTAGTGATTATACAGAAAATCCTGTGCTGGTGATTAATTTCAAACCAGATTATATGGAAGAGGTTCTCGTAAGTTATGGTACAAACGACAGCCTGAAGGATACGCAGTACTATGTGCTGGACGCGAAGGGAGCGGTTGTGTATAGCACAGATGAGAATTATCCGGCGAGCGGAAGCTATCAAGCCGACTGGCTCGACGGGCTGGAGGAGGAAAGCGACTTCGACGGCTTTTTTATTAGGGAAAACGGAGAAAAATATCTGCTCAGCTACAGCCGCAGCAAAATTACAGATTGGCTTGTGGTGATGAAAATTCCGGTTTCCAGTCTTATCGGCAGTCTGCAAAGCCGGTATATCCGTTATCTGGCAGTTGCTTTTGCAGTGATGATGCTGGTATCTGCGTTTATTGCCTGGTTTGCATCTTCTGTGGTAAATAAACAGTTTTACCGGGTGATTGGGACGATTGACCGAATCGGGCAGGGAGAGTTTTCACAGAAAATAGAATACGAGGATTCTGATGAATTTGCTTTTTTTTATCAGAAACTGGAGAAGATGAGTAACGATATTGGAAATCTGATACATGAGAATTACGAGGTCAAACTAATACAGAAGGATACGGAGGTAAAAGCGCTGAATGCCCAGTTGAATCCGCATTTTATTTATAATACGCTCAATATCATTAACTGGACCTGTCTTGAGGGCAATCTGGAGGCAACCAGCCAGATGCTGGTAAATCTTTCGCGGATGCTGCACTATACCAGCCATCATGAGGGATTATACGAGCTACTCGGAAATGATATTGCCTGGCTGAAACGTTATCTTTATATTATGCAGATACGTTTTGCAGATAAATTTGATGTGATTCTGGATATCCCGCAGGAGCTGATGGAACTGAAGGTACCGAAGCTGTTCTTGCAGCCGTTTGTTGAGAATGTTATTGTACATGGCTTTAAAGAAATGCAGGAAAAGGGGCTTCTGGAAATTCATGCGGAGCAGGAAGAAAATACAGTTGTTTTTTATGTGGAAGACAACGGATGTGGAATGACAGCGGAAAAAATACAGGATATTATGAACGGTAATCCGGATTCCATTGGAATTGCAAATGTAAATCAGCGTATTCGTATTTTATATGGACAGGAATATGGTGTGGAATATCATTCACAGATTGGCGAAGGCACCTGCGTGATGATTAGAATACCGAAATAG
- a CDS encoding carbohydrate ABC transporter permease — MKYTALSRKRRKRENRWGLLFCLPCILGFLFFAFLPMCTSFFYSFTDYNVISKCNFVGLDNYKNMFSGADPYFYKSLFVTVVYVALSVPSSLITAFLVAMLLNSEVKGKGIFRTIFYLPSIVPVVGMSAVWLWIFNSDFGLANMLLKAVGLPTCQWLSSETTVIPTLVFTNLWTIGSTMVIFLAGIQDVPRQLTEAVEIDGGGGLAKLFHVIIPMMTPTIFYNLVMGIINGFQIFTQAYVITQGGPNNASLFYVYYLYREAFQFMRMGSACAIAWVLFVIIMALTVIMFWLQKKWVYYGGE, encoded by the coding sequence GTGAAATATACAGCATTAAGCAGGAAAAGAAGAAAGAGAGAGAACAGGTGGGGACTACTGTTCTGCCTGCCCTGCATCCTTGGGTTTCTTTTTTTTGCCTTTTTACCAATGTGCACCAGCTTTTTTTATAGTTTTACAGATTATAATGTAATCTCAAAATGTAATTTTGTGGGTCTTGACAATTATAAAAACATGTTTAGTGGAGCGGATCCGTATTTTTATAAATCGTTATTTGTGACGGTAGTATATGTGGCACTGTCCGTTCCCTCCTCTCTGATTACCGCCTTTTTAGTTGCTATGCTGCTCAATTCTGAGGTGAAAGGAAAGGGCATATTCCGGACAATTTTTTATCTGCCGTCGATTGTGCCGGTTGTTGGGATGTCGGCAGTCTGGCTGTGGATTTTTAATTCAGATTTTGGACTCGCCAATATGCTGCTGAAAGCTGTCGGTCTGCCGACCTGCCAGTGGCTTTCCAGTGAAACCACGGTGATTCCGACACTGGTATTTACAAACCTCTGGACAATCGGGTCGACGATGGTTATCTTCCTTGCCGGAATCCAGGATGTTCCGCGTCAGCTTACAGAGGCGGTGGAAATAGACGGCGGCGGAGGGCTTGCGAAGCTTTTTCACGTAATTATTCCAATGATGACGCCGACCATTTTCTATAATCTGGTTATGGGTATTATCAATGGGTTTCAGATTTTTACGCAGGCATATGTAATTACGCAGGGCGGACCAAATAATGCCAGCTTGTTTTATGTATATTATTTATATCGTGAGGCGTTCCAGTTTATGCGGATGGGAAGCGCCTGCGCGATTGCCTGGGTATTGTTTGTAATTATTATGGCTCTGACGGTCATTATGTTCTGGCTGCAGAAAAAATGGGTCTATTACGGAGGTGAATAA
- a CDS encoding ABC transporter substrate-binding protein, whose translation MKNGKMLAALLIGTIMFGAGAVTAGAEEGTEPCTITFTYWGSGAEQAAIEASLETFQEAYPEITVNAIHIPSDDFLTKINSMIAAGETPDISYSASWKCQFGEEGLIYNFYDLAGEDPDLNPDNYLDTCWWKWSETESAGPIMANVCPSLMYNADLLAEAGIEVPTTTEEAWSWDEFVENAQKLTLDSEGRNASDPEFDSNNIVQYGVMFAPSWNTYMSFVYSNGGGYLSEDGTEFGLTEDTASEVLQNFADLINVYHVAPTSIASNSMPSAASAIASGQAAMYLDGSWNHLDLAEAGCNWGVGVLPINENYTTYLDGGSLIIFKSTEHLDATIKLYKWITDPESSEEITEMFRTIWLPVQKEYYDDPEKLEFWASEEFPARPEGFQEACVDAVINNLTVATEINVKNFNEIDTLVSAAMDEVLSGSKTAQDAMNAIKGNVDALVEGTYNGERS comes from the coding sequence ATGAAAAATGGAAAAATGCTTGCGGCGCTGCTTATTGGTACAATTATGTTTGGAGCGGGCGCGGTGACTGCCGGCGCAGAAGAGGGGACGGAACCCTGCACTATCACATTTACATATTGGGGAAGCGGTGCGGAACAGGCGGCTATCGAGGCGTCTCTGGAGACATTCCAGGAAGCGTATCCGGAAATTACAGTAAATGCTATTCATATTCCAAGCGATGACTTCCTGACCAAGATTAATTCGATGATTGCAGCAGGGGAAACGCCGGATATCAGCTACTCGGCTTCCTGGAAATGCCAGTTTGGTGAAGAAGGACTGATTTACAATTTCTATGATCTGGCGGGAGAGGATCCGGACTTAAATCCGGACAATTATCTGGATACCTGCTGGTGGAAATGGTCGGAAACAGAATCTGCAGGACCGATTATGGCAAATGTGTGCCCGTCTCTGATGTACAATGCAGACCTGCTGGCAGAAGCCGGTATTGAGGTGCCGACAACGACAGAGGAGGCATGGTCATGGGATGAATTTGTGGAAAATGCGCAGAAGCTTACGCTGGACAGTGAGGGAAGGAATGCGTCTGACCCGGAGTTTGATTCTAATAATATTGTCCAGTACGGGGTGATGTTTGCACCGAGCTGGAACACCTATATGTCATTTGTATATTCCAACGGCGGCGGTTATTTAAGTGAGGACGGAACGGAATTCGGGCTTACGGAAGATACGGCGTCTGAGGTGCTTCAGAATTTTGCGGATTTGATTAATGTTTATCATGTAGCGCCGACCTCTATCGCTTCAAACTCCATGCCCTCCGCGGCATCGGCGATTGCTTCCGGGCAGGCGGCGATGTACCTGGACGGAAGCTGGAACCATCTTGACCTTGCAGAAGCAGGCTGCAACTGGGGTGTAGGAGTGCTGCCAATTAATGAAAATTATACAACGTATCTGGATGGAGGTTCTCTGATTATTTTTAAATCAACAGAACATCTGGATGCGACTATAAAGCTTTATAAGTGGATTACTGACCCGGAATCTTCAGAAGAAATTACGGAGATGTTCCGCACTATCTGGCTGCCGGTGCAGAAGGAATATTATGATGACCCGGAAAAGCTGGAATTCTGGGCATCGGAGGAATTCCCGGCAAGACCGGAGGGTTTCCAGGAGGCTTGTGTGGATGCGGTTATCAATAATCTGACGGTGGCGACAGAGATTAATGTTAAAAACTTCAACGAGATAGATACATTAGTAAGCGCGGCTATGGATGAGGTGCTTTCCGGCAGCAAAACGGCGCAGGATGCAATGAACGCAATTAAAGGTAATGTAGATGCGCTCGTAGAAGGAACCTACAACGGTGAACGGTCTTAG